From Anaerohalosphaera lusitana, one genomic window encodes:
- a CDS encoding sigma-70 family RNA polymerase sigma factor produces MTDRNQQNHDITEASKASAYLRLFVTNQKRIQTYILMLVPNHNDADDIFQEVATVMWSKFDQFKPGTNFAAWGIKIAHNCVRAHYRKQSKQSKILEHDVLDIIANRTGELMDQQTDPQSRYVDALRKCLGKLDTKDRKIVQMRYEQGLPPQQIADRFSRNRMGIYRTLSRIHNVLVQCIRHRLVEENIT; encoded by the coding sequence ATGACAGACAGAAACCAGCAAAATCATGATATAACCGAAGCATCAAAGGCATCGGCCTATCTCCGCCTCTTTGTAACAAACCAGAAGCGGATTCAGACCTACATCCTCATGCTGGTCCCAAATCACAACGACGCCGACGACATCTTCCAGGAAGTCGCCACCGTCATGTGGTCAAAATTCGACCAGTTCAAACCAGGCACCAACTTCGCCGCCTGGGGCATCAAAATAGCCCATAACTGCGTCCGTGCCCACTACCGCAAACAAAGCAAGCAGTCAAAGATCCTCGAACACGACGTACTCGACATCATCGCAAACCGCACCGGCGAGCTCATGGACCAGCAAACCGACCCGCAAAGCAGATACGTCGACGCACTGAGAAAATGCCTCGGCAAGCTCGACACAAAGGACCGCAAGATCGTCCAGATGCGTTACGAACAGGGCCTGCCGCCCCAGCAGATCGCCGACCGCTTCTCCAGAAATCGAATGGGCATCTACAGAACGCTCTCCCGAATACACAACGTACTCGTCCAATGCATCCGTCACCGCCTCGTAGAGGAGAACATCACATGA
- a CDS encoding IS256 family transposase: MQKNESDRSVADLNKAIKIDESQIQNHLGEMVRSTVEQTLNNMLDAEADQLCNAKRYERTSERVNSRAGHYKRNLHTRSGEVKVKMPKLRRAKFESAIIERYRRREASVEEALMEMYLAGVSVRRVEDITEALWGMRVSAGTVSDLNQKMYERIDEWRNRRIEGEYPYVYLDGICLKRSWGGEVRNVSVLVAIGVGKDGYRDILGVVEGGKEDRDGWSGFLRSLKQRGLKGVQLVVSDKCLGLVESLGEFFPDARWQRCTVHFYRNVFSVVPRGKMQEVSAMLKAIHAQEDLAEAKKKAHAVADKLDGMKLRRAAQRVREGAQETLSYYHFPRKHWRQIRTNNPLERIMREIRRRSRVVGCFPDGNSALMLAAARLRHIAGTKWGTRRYMNMDRLREMQNEAIAEAI; encoded by the coding sequence ATGCAGAAGAATGAATCGGACAGATCGGTTGCGGACTTGAACAAAGCTATTAAAATTGACGAATCGCAGATTCAAAACCACCTCGGCGAGATGGTCCGCAGCACCGTCGAGCAGACGCTCAACAACATGCTCGATGCAGAGGCGGATCAGCTCTGCAATGCCAAACGCTACGAGCGGACCTCAGAGCGAGTCAACAGCCGGGCAGGTCATTACAAGCGAAATCTGCACACCAGATCGGGCGAGGTCAAGGTGAAGATGCCAAAGCTTCGCAGGGCAAAGTTCGAGTCGGCGATCATCGAGCGATACCGCCGACGCGAAGCTAGCGTCGAAGAGGCACTGATGGAGATGTACCTGGCGGGCGTTTCGGTCCGCCGCGTGGAAGATATAACCGAGGCCCTGTGGGGCATGCGGGTCAGTGCAGGCACGGTCAGCGATCTTAACCAGAAGATGTACGAGCGGATCGACGAGTGGCGGAACCGAAGGATCGAAGGCGAGTATCCATACGTCTACCTCGACGGCATCTGCCTGAAACGAAGCTGGGGCGGCGAGGTTCGCAACGTCTCTGTGCTCGTTGCGATCGGTGTGGGCAAGGACGGCTATCGCGACATCCTTGGCGTCGTAGAAGGCGGCAAAGAGGATCGAGACGGCTGGAGCGGCTTCCTGCGTTCGCTCAAGCAACGCGGGCTCAAGGGTGTTCAGTTGGTCGTTTCGGATAAGTGCCTCGGCCTGGTCGAATCGCTGGGCGAGTTCTTTCCCGACGCACGCTGGCAGAGATGTACGGTTCATTTTTACAGGAACGTATTCTCGGTCGTGCCGCGAGGAAAGATGCAGGAGGTATCTGCGATGCTAAAAGCGATCCATGCACAGGAGGACCTCGCAGAAGCAAAGAAGAAAGCTCATGCCGTCGCCGACAAGCTTGATGGCATGAAGCTGCGAAGGGCTGCCCAGCGAGTTCGTGAAGGTGCCCAGGAGACACTCAGCTACTATCACTTCCCGCGGAAACACTGGCGACAGATCCGCACGAACAATCCGCTGGAGCGGATCATGCGTGAGATACGCCGCAGGTCGCGAGTGGTCGGCTGCTTCCCGGACGGCAACTCAGCCTTGATGTTAGCCGCTGCTCGTCTGAGACACATTGCCGGGACGAAATGGGGCACGCGAAGATACATGAATATGGATCGGCTAAGAGAAATGCAGAACGAAGCGATAGCCGAAGCCATTTAG
- a CDS encoding formylglycine-generating enzyme family protein, whose amino-acid sequence MNNIYSKRFTIMTAIVVCCISTVAFVIYELSELIRLTNLDEPLIGVAFFFAAWYAIQFAAVSLLISWSVVLLLQGSIAFLKKKEIAGVGKAHYLVALLLIASVSLLYGSTVADFIKTVVPVKVIENEGFTNSMGMEMVKLNADYYVSRYETTQEQFEKLMGCNPSHFVGPALPVESVTSAQARTFCEKATELDRQKGKLPKGYSYALPTFDQWQQYVADAALDGSVTPAGSKQYLNSTRPVGSGTVNRLGLYDLRGNVAEISHDGQISFGASWNTARKDFLHPLNQNNFSGDNSETGFRCVLVK is encoded by the coding sequence ATGAACAATATATACAGCAAACGATTTACCATCATGACAGCAATCGTGGTCTGCTGTATTTCCACCGTTGCATTTGTAATCTATGAATTAAGCGAGTTGATTCGGCTCACAAATCTCGACGAACCGCTGATCGGAGTAGCATTTTTCTTTGCTGCATGGTACGCAATTCAGTTCGCGGCCGTTTCACTTCTGATCAGTTGGTCTGTGGTTCTATTATTACAAGGCAGCATTGCTTTCTTGAAAAAGAAGGAAATCGCTGGTGTCGGCAAAGCACATTACCTGGTTGCTCTGTTGCTGATTGCATCCGTCAGCTTGTTATATGGGAGCACCGTAGCTGACTTTATCAAAACCGTTGTCCCTGTCAAAGTTATCGAAAATGAAGGCTTCACAAATTCCATGGGCATGGAAATGGTAAAGCTGAACGCAGATTACTACGTGTCGCGGTATGAAACGACCCAAGAGCAATTCGAGAAATTAATGGGTTGTAACCCAAGTCACTTTGTTGGCCCTGCCCTGCCCGTTGAGTCTGTCACATCGGCCCAGGCCAGAACATTCTGTGAAAAAGCCACCGAGCTTGACCGGCAAAAAGGTAAATTACCAAAGGGATACTCCTATGCACTACCGACTTTTGACCAATGGCAGCAGTACGTTGCCGATGCGGCACTTGACGGTTCGGTCACCCCGGCTGGTTCTAAGCAATACTTGAACTCCACCAGGCCCGTCGGCTCCGGAACTGTCAATCGGCTCGGCTTGTATGACTTGCGTGGGAATGTCGCTGAGATTTCGCATGATGGGCAAATATCATTTGGCGCTTCATGGAACACCGCCAGAAAAGACTTTTTACACCCCTTGAACCAAAACAATTTCTCAGGCGACAACTCTGAAACAGGCTTTCGATGTGTTCTTGTTAAATGA
- a CDS encoding LamG-like jellyroll fold domain-containing protein has protein sequence MKNTLFIAAILALTCLSTARSAENTLIAHWTFDQTDYAKGLYLDVSGNDHHAAANTPPPNFVPGVNGNTTGALDLYANPAAWATAGTFDPGQTLTISAWVKLNPNASGDTCITAKRSDSAHWDDAKWEFLVQADTAGIWANLSTNLAAPGILDPPGQWQHLCLTIDANGTATLYKNAVKMRTFEDRAPGPDDSGTVAIGARANGTIPLHGTLDDVRIYNYPLPYEQIAQLYVDQAGGEICADRPSMDFNNDCIVDYSDLMIFASHWLEDGYGPLTDDGSLPYLPPDKTWTLVFNDEFEGTDIDLTKWTIQGDWQRKGGWWTKDNSYLDGQGNLILRVRKDGDRYTSGAVWTKDKFEHKYGYWEARCKLPHQPGHWSAFWIQCAGTGSIGNEGTDGTEIDVMEWPYRDGRVQHALHWDGYGEEHQSVGQITNYPAALEGWHRFGVWWTPTEYIFYIDGNEVWRTSAGGVSQVPEYVYLSEEIGSWAGDITQANLPDYFTVDYVRVYDVTDRQ, from the coding sequence GTGAAAAATACCCTGTTTATCGCAGCCATACTCGCTCTCACCTGCCTCTCCACCGCCCGATCCGCCGAAAACACCCTCATCGCCCACTGGACATTCGACCAGACCGACTACGCCAAAGGCCTATACCTCGACGTCAGCGGCAACGACCATCACGCCGCAGCCAACACCCCGCCGCCCAATTTCGTCCCCGGCGTCAACGGAAACACCACCGGCGCCCTCGACCTCTACGCAAACCCCGCCGCATGGGCGACCGCAGGCACATTCGACCCCGGCCAAACCCTCACCATCTCCGCATGGGTAAAACTGAACCCAAACGCATCCGGCGATACCTGCATAACCGCAAAACGAAGCGACTCCGCCCACTGGGACGACGCAAAATGGGAATTCCTCGTCCAGGCTGACACCGCCGGCATCTGGGCCAACCTCAGCACCAACCTCGCGGCCCCCGGCATCCTCGATCCGCCCGGCCAGTGGCAGCACCTATGCCTCACCATCGACGCTAACGGCACCGCAACCCTCTACAAAAACGCCGTAAAAATGCGAACATTCGAAGACCGCGCACCAGGCCCCGACGACTCCGGCACCGTCGCGATCGGTGCCCGGGCCAACGGCACCATCCCCCTCCACGGCACCCTCGACGACGTCAGAATATACAACTACCCCCTCCCATACGAACAGATCGCTCAGCTCTACGTCGACCAGGCAGGCGGCGAGATATGCGCCGACAGACCCTCCATGGACTTCAACAACGACTGCATCGTCGACTACTCCGACCTCATGATCTTCGCCTCCCACTGGCTCGAAGACGGCTACGGCCCCCTCACCGACGACGGCAGCCTCCCCTACCTGCCCCCCGACAAAACCTGGACACTCGTCTTCAATGACGAATTCGAAGGAACCGACATAGACCTGACCAAATGGACCATACAGGGCGACTGGCAGCGCAAGGGCGGCTGGTGGACCAAAGACAACTCCTACCTCGACGGCCAGGGCAACCTAATCCTCCGAGTCCGAAAAGACGGCGACCGCTACACATCCGGCGCTGTCTGGACAAAGGACAAATTCGAGCACAAATACGGCTACTGGGAGGCCCGCTGCAAACTCCCCCACCAGCCCGGCCACTGGTCCGCATTCTGGATCCAGTGTGCAGGCACCGGCTCCATCGGCAATGAAGGCACAGACGGCACCGAAATTGACGTCATGGAATGGCCCTACCGAGACGGCCGCGTACAGCACGCTCTCCACTGGGACGGCTACGGCGAAGAGCACCAGTCAGTCGGACAGATCACCAACTACCCCGCCGCACTCGAGGGCTGGCACCGCTTCGGCGTATGGTGGACGCCGACCGAATACATCTTCTATATAGACGGCAACGAGGTCTGGCGAACCTCAGCAGGCGGTGTCTCGCAGGTCCCCGAATACGTCTATCTCAGCGAAGAGATCGGCTCCTGGGCAGGCGACATCACCCAGGCAAACCTCCCCGACTACTTCACCGTCGACTACGTCCGCGTCTACGACGTAACCGACCGGCAATAA
- a CDS encoding FecR domain-containing protein has translation MSNDNSSTRLLALLIEESLNGTISAEGKTRLNELLRNDPDALDYYIDSLQLHSALQDPKKLFEIQQPDEIGPDFDANLWQALAQQEASAQTLEIDEPAAKPSTAKHSPHKTVSTHKPKKREVSKLAAYTLALSTAAALLLIIGLFITESRTADQVATVTDTINAQWSENSIKPGHRLNTHQKNLTLRSGFAKIRFDNNAEVILEGPAEIAIITGDQVRLNLGKLYSVVPPEACGFTVSTGNAKIMDLGTEFGVEVASSGSVQLHVLEGKTVLVAGQGKNKTSEEITADNARMVDPTTGNIYRTPCSDRLFVRNIDSDHNLLWRGEDINLADIVAHNFTESTRTDNWSIDTRTGDLRHGSFIKDTEKNWQRFNYSSDGKYHPVTSNPFVDGVFAPNPAAGPVQISSTGQTFENCPPTNDKFFVGIYRMGWYDSFELPENVRSKPANALKINPNQGITFDLDAFRRIYKISENKDFTKFYGVYGLNDHKAPQYPDTISSIHVLVDGRIRFEKQDYNIGDKGVLIDVPLYPDDRFLTIIATDGSDDDIRFNTASIADPTLILAK, from the coding sequence ATGAGCAATGACAACTCCTCCACAAGACTGCTGGCGCTCCTCATCGAAGAATCACTCAACGGCACCATCTCCGCCGAGGGCAAAACCCGCCTCAACGAACTCCTCCGAAACGACCCCGATGCGCTGGACTACTACATCGACTCGCTACAGCTCCACTCGGCCCTGCAGGACCCCAAAAAGCTCTTCGAGATCCAGCAGCCCGATGAAATAGGCCCCGACTTCGATGCCAACCTCTGGCAGGCCCTTGCACAGCAGGAAGCTTCCGCACAAACCCTGGAAATTGACGAACCTGCTGCCAAACCAAGCACCGCCAAACACTCCCCGCACAAAACAGTCTCCACGCATAAACCCAAAAAACGCGAAGTAAGCAAACTTGCCGCCTACACCCTCGCCCTGTCCACCGCCGCGGCACTGCTTCTCATAATAGGCCTTTTCATCACCGAATCCAGAACCGCCGATCAAGTCGCAACCGTCACCGACACAATAAACGCCCAATGGTCCGAAAACAGCATAAAACCCGGCCACAGGCTCAACACACACCAGAAAAACCTCACCCTCCGCAGCGGCTTCGCAAAGATACGCTTCGACAACAACGCCGAAGTCATCCTCGAAGGCCCCGCCGAAATCGCCATAATAACCGGCGACCAGGTCCGCCTCAACCTCGGCAAACTCTACTCCGTCGTACCCCCAGAAGCCTGCGGATTCACGGTCTCCACCGGAAACGCCAAGATCATGGACCTCGGCACCGAATTCGGCGTAGAAGTCGCGTCCAGCGGATCGGTACAACTGCACGTCCTCGAAGGCAAAACCGTCCTCGTCGCGGGACAGGGCAAAAATAAAACCAGCGAGGAAATAACCGCAGACAACGCACGCATGGTCGACCCCACCACAGGCAATATCTACCGCACACCCTGCAGCGACCGCCTCTTCGTAAGAAACATCGATTCAGATCACAACCTGCTCTGGCGAGGCGAAGACATAAACCTCGCAGACATCGTCGCACACAACTTCACCGAAAGCACCAGAACCGACAACTGGAGCATCGACACCCGAACCGGCGATCTCAGACATGGTAGCTTCATAAAGGACACCGAAAAGAACTGGCAGCGTTTCAACTATTCCTCCGACGGCAAATACCATCCCGTAACCAGCAACCCGTTCGTCGACGGCGTCTTCGCACCCAACCCAGCCGCCGGACCCGTACAGATTTCATCCACCGGCCAAACATTCGAGAACTGCCCTCCCACCAACGACAAATTCTTCGTCGGCATCTACCGAATGGGCTGGTACGACAGCTTCGAGCTCCCGGAAAACGTCCGCTCCAAACCCGCCAATGCCCTTAAGATCAACCCGAACCAGGGCATAACATTCGACCTCGACGCATTCAGGCGCATTTACAAAATAAGCGAAAACAAGGACTTCACAAAATTCTACGGCGTCTACGGCCTCAATGACCACAAGGCCCCCCAGTACCCCGACACGATCTCAAGCATACACGTCCTCGTGGACGGCCGGATACGTTTCGAAAAACAGGATTACAACATCGGCGACAAAGGCGTCCTCATCGACGTACCGCTTTACCCCGATGACAGGTTCCTGACCATTATAGCAACCGACGGAAGCGATGACGATATCAGATTCAATACTGCCTCCATCGCCGATCCGACACTGATCCTGGCAAAGTAG
- a CDS encoding right-handed parallel beta-helix repeat-containing protein, producing MKKSILLLALFVCLPSAHAANLTVGTGQTYPDIKSAVTAASPGDTITVTDGTYTGTNNTMLDFQGKDLILQSANGPAACTIDCQSAANSSAFVFFMTGESSAAAVDGFTIINATNNAIQINGGWDGSTSPTIKNCVFKNNSAYLGAAISCIDTASLITDCTFTNNSAALGAAISVGGFVNPTIENCVITDNTASESGGAIYCDPHLSPTINNCLLANNSAAQKGGAIFCDYGANAIITNCTIAHNSAGFNGGGGIYCYSTYSAATTPTVTNCTIAYNTNYGIYEDGQNADPTVTFCHFYSNTVADFRDYDTWQFSTAAEINMNISNASDNIDGDPLFVTGPLSDYYLSQTASGQPSQSPCVDAGSDLAYNLSLDALTTRTDGVHDTATVDIGYHHPEAPASLYSLTASVTGSNGSISPESGSYAPGTTVDLTASPAPGYRVSQWSGTDDDTLKTNTNQVTMDADRSVTVEFEAVPTTLYVDDDGPGQPSEDGTQTYPFDTIQEALDLIPTDGTVIVMDGTYTGTGNNLINFNGKALTLKSLNGPANCTIDCQSGALAFRFENNETNTSLIDGFTITRGYAFEGAAINLSYASPTITNCIITDSHAYGSNTGGGAIRCLASSPVIDNCTFKNNSAYHFGGAIQAALNSSPTITDCAFIANSADNAGGAIYASLSDPQIKNCRFTANDTANVGGAIYASESPFGMTNCTVNYNTTANTVGGIACYDCSPSITNSIFTHNVGTAIYENHSASDPAVTYCLFYDNPDGDYYDNDTSATCTGATDINALPHASNNIDGDPLYASDTGRWILDGDDIYWSDGDYRLQSRNGRYDPTTKSWIKDSVTSPAIDAGDPLADWTLELYPHGQLINLGAYGGTRQASMSDSTSGSAADLQNDGTVDANDLSLLGESWLNNDAALSPADISRNGQIDFSDFASFSRDW from the coding sequence ATGAAGAAGTCGATCCTTTTGCTCGCACTTTTCGTATGCCTGCCGTCAGCACACGCCGCAAACCTAACCGTCGGCACCGGACAAACATACCCCGACATCAAATCCGCCGTCACCGCAGCATCCCCCGGCGACACTATAACCGTTACAGACGGCACATACACCGGCACAAACAATACAATGCTCGACTTCCAGGGCAAGGACCTCATCCTCCAAAGCGCCAACGGCCCCGCAGCCTGCACCATCGACTGCCAAAGCGCCGCAAACTCCTCCGCCTTCGTATTCTTCATGACAGGCGAATCATCCGCCGCCGCCGTCGACGGCTTCACCATAATCAATGCAACCAACAACGCAATTCAGATCAACGGCGGCTGGGACGGTTCAACATCCCCCACAATAAAAAATTGCGTCTTCAAAAATAATTCCGCATACCTCGGCGCAGCAATCTCCTGCATCGATACCGCTTCCCTCATCACCGACTGCACCTTCACCAACAACTCCGCCGCCCTCGGCGCAGCGATCTCCGTCGGCGGCTTCGTCAACCCAACCATCGAAAACTGCGTCATCACCGACAACACCGCTTCCGAAAGCGGCGGCGCTATCTACTGCGACCCCCACCTCAGCCCGACCATCAATAACTGCCTCCTCGCCAACAATTCCGCCGCTCAAAAAGGCGGTGCCATCTTCTGCGATTACGGCGCAAACGCGATCATCACCAACTGCACCATCGCCCACAACTCCGCCGGATTCAACGGCGGTGGCGGCATCTACTGCTACAGCACCTACTCCGCCGCAACCACTCCCACCGTCACCAACTGCACCATCGCCTACAACACAAACTACGGCATATACGAAGACGGCCAGAACGCCGACCCCACCGTCACCTTCTGCCACTTCTACTCAAACACCGTCGCCGACTTCCGCGACTACGACACCTGGCAGTTCTCCACCGCCGCTGAAATAAACATGAACATCTCCAACGCCAGCGACAACATCGACGGCGATCCCCTCTTCGTCACAGGCCCGCTCTCCGACTACTACCTCAGCCAAACCGCCTCCGGCCAGCCCTCCCAAAGCCCCTGCGTCGACGCAGGCAGTGACCTCGCATACAACCTCTCCCTCGACGCACTCACCACTCGAACCGACGGCGTTCACGACACCGCAACAGTCGACATCGGCTACCACCACCCCGAAGCCCCCGCCTCGCTATACAGCCTCACCGCCTCCGTCACAGGCTCCAACGGCTCCATCTCACCCGAGTCCGGTAGCTACGCCCCCGGCACAACCGTCGACCTCACCGCCTCGCCCGCACCCGGCTACCGCGTCAGCCAATGGTCCGGCACGGACGACGACACCCTCAAAACGAACACCAACCAGGTAACGATGGACGCAGACAGATCCGTCACCGTCGAATTCGAAGCCGTCCCCACAACCCTCTACGTAGACGACGACGGACCCGGCCAGCCCTCCGAAGACGGCACACAGACCTACCCGTTCGACACGATACAGGAAGCCCTCGATCTCATCCCAACCGACGGCACGGTCATCGTCATGGACGGAACATACACCGGCACCGGCAACAACCTCATCAACTTCAACGGCAAGGCCCTCACCCTCAAGAGCCTCAACGGCCCCGCAAACTGCACCATCGACTGCCAGTCCGGCGCACTCGCCTTCCGCTTCGAAAATAACGAAACAAACACATCCCTCATCGACGGCTTCACCATCACCCGCGGCTACGCATTCGAAGGCGCCGCGATCAACCTCAGCTACGCATCCCCCACCATCACCAACTGCATCATCACCGACAGCCACGCCTACGGCTCCAACACCGGAGGCGGCGCCATACGCTGCCTCGCATCGAGCCCCGTGATAGACAACTGCACGTTCAAAAACAATTCCGCCTATCACTTCGGCGGCGCGATCCAGGCAGCCCTCAACTCGTCCCCGACGATCACCGACTGCGCCTTCATCGCAAACAGCGCAGACAACGCAGGCGGCGCAATATACGCCTCCCTCTCCGACCCGCAGATCAAAAATTGCCGCTTCACCGCAAACGACACCGCCAACGTAGGCGGCGCGATCTACGCAAGCGAATCCCCCTTCGGCATGACCAACTGCACCGTCAACTATAACACCACCGCGAACACCGTCGGCGGCATCGCCTGCTACGACTGCTCACCATCGATCACCAACTCCATCTTCACACACAACGTCGGCACAGCCATCTACGAAAACCACTCCGCCTCCGACCCCGCCGTCACCTACTGCCTCTTCTACGACAACCCCGACGGCGACTACTACGACAACGACACCTCCGCAACCTGCACCGGCGCAACTGACATCAACGCCCTCCCCCACGCCTCCAACAACATCGACGGCGACCCCCTCTACGCCTCCGACACTGGCCGCTGGATCCTCGACGGCGACGACATCTACTGGTCAGACGGCGACTACCGCCTCCAGTCCCGCAACGGCCGATACGACCCGACAACCAAATCATGGATAAAGGACTCCGTCACAAGCCCCGCGATCGACGCAGGCGACCCGCTCGCCGACTGGACCCTGGAACTCTACCCCCACGGCCAACTCATAAACCTCGGCGCATACGGCGGAACCCGCCAGGCCTCAATGTCCGACTCCACCTCAGGCAGCGCTGCCGACCTGCAGAACGACGGAACCGTAGACGCAAACGACCTGTCCCTGCTCGGCGAATCCTGGCTCAACAACGACGCAGCACTCTCACCAGCCGACATCTCCCGCAACGGCCAGATTGACTTCTCCGACTTCGCATCATTCAGCAGGGACTGGTAA
- a CDS encoding LamG-like jellyroll fold domain-containing protein, translating into MMRLVICLLSLCLVVSAAQAEEVLVNGGFETPDSDWTITGTDGQWRTDNVHQGTYSIVLGKSNNDGSAYQTTAHNIVAGNTYTIDFYMTISTAGRPLTAQLYYEDAGVQTDIPGWSVSISSTDTSNGTWDQGTGEFVAAAGADYVGKPIGVRFHGAWNWTFLDTVSLTSEVTTTEVPSIVTQPADQSVLLGDPAEFTVDAVNSATGDSTGLTYQWKKVLDGTNDPNVATTQALSFPSVALTDEGSYYCVVTAPGGTVTSETAALTVQRLVAHWTMDQADFVDGAYIDVSGNGNDALVGGTIDSSVFVPGANGDPAGAVSIVSDPNAYATAGTFDPGTTPTISAWVNLDAGVTTDTCITAKDGTTGWDNARWDFVVQPTDDAIWINTSPSNIGTGSLLDLDPAGQWQHFVITYEADETVTIYKNGVAELVYTRTVGPDTDGVVSIGARDDGSIPLGGILDDVRIYNYPLTASDVAQLYVNEVGGEVCALAPVMDFNDDCEVNIADFAIFAAQWLDSGIISAN; encoded by the coding sequence ATGATGAGACTCGTAATTTGTTTACTTTCATTGTGTTTAGTTGTCTCGGCTGCACAAGCCGAAGAGGTCCTGGTCAACGGCGGCTTTGAAACCCCAGACTCCGACTGGACCATCACAGGCACCGACGGACAGTGGCGAACAGACAACGTCCACCAGGGAACCTACAGCATCGTCCTCGGCAAGTCCAACAACGACGGCAGCGCCTACCAGACGACCGCTCACAACATCGTCGCAGGCAACACCTACACCATCGACTTCTACATGACCATCAGCACCGCCGGCCGTCCCCTCACCGCCCAGCTCTACTACGAAGATGCCGGCGTGCAGACCGACATCCCAGGCTGGTCCGTCAGCATCAGCTCCACCGACACCAGCAACGGAACATGGGACCAGGGAACAGGTGAATTCGTCGCAGCAGCAGGCGCAGACTACGTCGGCAAGCCCATCGGCGTACGCTTCCACGGCGCATGGAACTGGACTTTCCTCGACACCGTCTCTCTCACTTCAGAAGTCACCACAACCGAGGTCCCGTCCATCGTGACCCAACCCGCCGACCAGTCCGTACTTCTCGGCGATCCCGCTGAATTCACAGTCGACGCCGTCAACTCCGCAACAGGCGATTCCACAGGCCTCACCTATCAGTGGAAAAAGGTTCTCGACGGCACAAACGATCCTAACGTCGCGACAACACAGGCCCTTTCCTTCCCGTCAGTAGCACTCACCGACGAAGGCAGCTACTACTGCGTAGTCACAGCACCCGGCGGCACCGTCACTTCCGAAACCGCTGCACTCACGGTACAGCGCCTCGTCGCACACTGGACAATGGACCAGGCAGACTTCGTCGACGGAGCATACATCGACGTCAGCGGCAACGGCAATGACGCCCTCGTAGGCGGCACGATCGATTCTTCCGTCTTCGTCCCCGGCGCCAACGGCGACCCCGCAGGCGCAGTCTCGATAGTCTCCGACCCCAACGCCTACGCAACCGCGGGCACCTTCGATCCGGGCACGACCCCAACGATCTCAGCATGGGTCAACCTCGATGCAGGCGTCACAACCGACACATGCATCACCGCAAAAGACGGCACCACCGGCTGGGACAACGCACGATGGGATTTCGTGGTTCAGCCCACTGATGATGCGATCTGGATCAACACAAGCCCCTCGAACATCGGAACAGGATCGCTCCTCGACCTCGACCCCGCGGGCCAGTGGCAGCACTTCGTCATCACATACGAAGCCGACGAAACAGTCACGATCTACAAGAACGGCGTAGCCGAACTCGTCTACACCCGCACAGTAGGCCCTGACACCGACGGAGTAGTTAGCATCGGTGCTCGCGACGACGGCTCCATCCCCCTCGGCGGCATACTCGACGACGTCCGCATCTACAACTACCCGCTCACAGCCTCAGACGTCGCTCAGCTCTACGTGAACGAAGTAGGCGGAGAAGTCTGTGCACTCGCACCCGTTATGGACTTCAACGACGACTGCGAAGTAAACATCGCGGACTTCGCCATCTTCGCCGCACAGTGGCTAGACAGCGGAATCATCTCTGCAAACTAA